The Rhodothermales bacterium genome has a window encoding:
- a CDS encoding sugar ABC transporter ATP-binding protein, giving the protein MLTLSGIVKSFGSVQALRGVDLAVRAGEVHALIGENGAGKSTLMNVLSGALQADAGAMTLEGRPYRPASPADGRRAGIAMIYQEGTIAPHLSVLENITLGLETHRFGWIFPRRDEARAALARLGQQDIDLEDRAGRLSIGKQQVVEIARALLSGARIVVMDEPTSSLSAADARALFDVIRRLKADGVAVIYISHFLEEVRDVADTYTVLRDGESVAGGVLADTTIPHLIAAMIGRPAGDLYPAGGRPFGEVLLSVENATGPGDMPVGVGFTVRRGEVLGIAGLVGAGRSETLRSLFGLRPAEDGVVRIGPSGPVRLAFLTPQRALGIGLDLLSEDRKAEGLAVDLSLATNLTLSDAKRYVRRGLIDRRREDAAASDWIARLGIRSQSPGQPARTLSGGNQQKLCLARLLHHDSDILLLDEPTRGVDIGSKADIYRLIDEAARGGKGVVMASSYLPELLGVCDTVAVMHRGRLSEARPVDAWSGETIIRYATSGRQSDAP; this is encoded by the coding sequence ATGCTTACCCTCTCCGGCATCGTCAAGTCGTTTGGCTCCGTGCAGGCGCTGCGGGGCGTGGACCTGGCCGTACGCGCCGGCGAGGTGCATGCCCTGATCGGTGAAAACGGCGCCGGCAAGAGCACGCTGATGAATGTGCTCAGCGGCGCCCTCCAGGCCGACGCCGGCGCGATGACGCTCGAAGGACGGCCCTATCGGCCGGCCTCCCCCGCCGACGGACGCCGCGCCGGCATCGCGATGATCTACCAGGAAGGAACGATCGCCCCGCACCTCTCGGTGCTCGAAAACATCACGCTCGGACTGGAGACGCACCGTTTCGGCTGGATTTTTCCCCGGCGCGACGAAGCGCGGGCCGCGCTGGCGCGGCTCGGGCAGCAGGATATCGACCTGGAAGACCGCGCCGGCCGGCTCAGCATCGGCAAACAGCAGGTCGTCGAGATCGCCCGCGCGCTGCTGTCCGGAGCCCGCATCGTGGTGATGGATGAGCCGACCAGCTCGCTTTCCGCCGCCGATGCCCGGGCGCTGTTCGACGTGATCCGCCGGCTGAAGGCCGACGGGGTCGCCGTGATCTACATCAGCCATTTTCTCGAGGAAGTGCGCGACGTGGCGGACACCTACACCGTGCTGCGCGACGGCGAATCGGTGGCCGGCGGCGTCCTCGCCGACACCACCATCCCGCACCTGATCGCGGCGATGATCGGCCGGCCGGCGGGCGATCTGTATCCCGCGGGCGGGCGCCCCTTCGGCGAGGTGCTGCTGTCGGTCGAAAACGCGACGGGGCCGGGCGACATGCCGGTCGGCGTCGGGTTCACGGTGCGCCGCGGCGAGGTGCTCGGCATCGCCGGCCTCGTGGGCGCGGGCCGATCCGAGACCCTTCGGTCCCTCTTCGGGCTGCGGCCGGCGGAAGACGGCGTGGTGCGCATCGGTCCGTCCGGGCCCGTCCGGCTGGCCTTCCTCACGCCGCAGCGCGCGCTCGGGATCGGACTCGATCTGTTGAGCGAGGACCGCAAGGCCGAAGGGCTCGCGGTCGACCTGTCGCTCGCCACCAACCTGACCCTCTCGGATGCCAAACGCTACGTCCGTCGCGGCCTGATCGACCGCCGGCGCGAGGACGCCGCCGCGAGCGATTGGATCGCGCGCCTCGGCATCCGCAGCCAATCGCCCGGCCAGCCGGCGCGCACGCTTTCCGGCGGCAACCAGCAGAAACTCTGCCTCGCTCGCCTGCTGCATCACGACAGCGACATCCTGCTGCTGGACGAACCCACGCGCGGGGTCGACATCGGCAGCAAGGCCGATATCTACCGGCTGATCGACGAGGCGGCGCGCGGCGGAAAAGGGGTGGTGATGGCCAGTTCGTATCTGCCCGAACTCCTGGGCGTCTGCGATACGGTGGCGGTGATGCACCGGGGCCGGCTTTCCGAAGCGCGTCCGGTGGACGCCTGGTCGGGCGAAACGATCATCCGATACGCCACATCCGGGCGTCAGTCCGATGCGCCCTGA
- the tsaE gene encoding tRNA (adenosine(37)-N6)-threonylcarbamoyltransferase complex ATPase subunit type 1 TsaE produces MHASISIEPLLSRSPEETRAYGERLGARLQPGDVVALHGDLGAGKTQLVKGICAAWGIDEAVVSSPTFALVQEYAGRSFPVYHFDAYRIQQQSEFFEMGYETYFFGDGVCLVEWPERIASLLPAHTIRLQIDHVDETTRRIAGGGPA; encoded by the coding sequence ATGCACGCATCCATCTCCATCGAACCCCTGCTTTCTCGTAGCCCCGAGGAGACGCGCGCGTATGGCGAGCGGCTCGGGGCCCGGCTCCAGCCCGGCGACGTCGTGGCGCTCCATGGCGACCTCGGCGCGGGCAAGACGCAGCTCGTGAAGGGCATCTGCGCGGCGTGGGGGATCGACGAGGCGGTGGTGAGCAGTCCGACGTTCGCCCTCGTCCAGGAGTATGCGGGCCGCTCGTTTCCCGTTTACCACTTCGACGCCTACCGCATCCAGCAGCAGAGCGAGTTCTTCGAAATGGGATACGAGACCTATTTTTTTGGCGACGGGGTGTGTCTGGTGGAGTGGCCGGAGCGCATTGCGTCGTTGCTGCCGGCCCACACCATCCGGTTGCAGATCGATCACGTGGATGAAACGACGCGGCGGATCGCCGGCGGGGGGCCGGCATGA
- a CDS encoding substrate-binding domain-containing protein → MKNLHPAAFAFCLLVLIAGCNRGGSADRVEIAVIPKGTTHQFWKSIHAGANKAAAELDVDIIWQGPQREDDRQLQIQVVQNFVSRGVDAIVLAPLDAVSLAAPVEAAVRREIPVVIIDSGLESDAQSSFVATNNLEGGRLCARRLADLLGKKGRVIVLRYQEGSASTGNREQGFLEEIAAYAPDIEIVSDNQYAGATVEKALQASQNILNRFQDVDGIFCSNESATQGMLRALETAGRAGKVRFVGFDANETLLAGLRAGAIQGLALQDPFDMGYNGVKTAAAIVRGQPFDARIDTRIMMITPENVDEPDAQALLNPDLATWLGE, encoded by the coding sequence ATGAAAAACCTGCACCCTGCCGCGTTCGCCTTCTGCCTCCTCGTCCTGATCGCCGGCTGCAACCGCGGCGGCTCGGCGGACCGCGTCGAGATCGCCGTCATCCCCAAGGGGACGACCCACCAGTTCTGGAAAAGCATCCATGCCGGCGCGAACAAGGCGGCCGCGGAACTGGATGTCGACATCATCTGGCAGGGGCCCCAGCGCGAAGACGACCGCCAGCTGCAGATCCAGGTCGTGCAGAACTTCGTGAGCCGCGGCGTGGACGCCATCGTCCTCGCGCCGCTGGACGCCGTCAGCCTCGCCGCGCCGGTGGAGGCGGCCGTGCGCCGCGAAATCCCGGTCGTCATCATCGACTCGGGGCTCGAGTCCGACGCCCAGTCCAGCTTCGTCGCCACGAACAACCTCGAGGGCGGCCGGCTCTGCGCCCGCCGGCTGGCGGATCTGCTGGGCAAAAAAGGACGCGTCATCGTCCTCCGCTACCAGGAGGGGTCGGCCAGCACCGGCAACCGCGAACAGGGCTTCCTGGAAGAAATCGCGGCCTACGCGCCCGATATCGAGATCGTGTCCGACAACCAGTATGCCGGCGCCACCGTCGAAAAAGCGCTCCAGGCCTCGCAGAACATCCTGAACCGCTTTCAGGACGTCGACGGGATTTTTTGCTCGAACGAATCGGCGACGCAGGGCATGCTCCGCGCGCTGGAAACGGCCGGCCGCGCCGGGAAGGTCCGCTTCGTCGGGTTCGACGCGAACGAGACGCTGCTCGCGGGGCTCCGCGCCGGCGCCATCCAGGGGCTCGCGCTCCAGGATCCGTTCGACATGGGCTACAACGGCGTCAAGACGGCCGCCGCCATCGTACGCGGGCAGCCCTTCGACGCCCGGATCGACACGCGCATCATGATGATCACGCCCGAAAACGTCGACGAGCCGGACGCGCAGGCGCTGCTCAACCCGGATCTGGCGACCTGGCTCGGCGAGTGA
- a CDS encoding dienelactone hydrolase family protein, producing the protein MPEPNLSPHAGQPLATAGAPLEAARAAVILVHGRGARAAGMIDLAQHVFDERVAYLAPQAAGASWYPHSFLAPLAMNEPGLSSGLAVLAALVARAKDAGVPAGRIVLLGFSQGACLALEFAARNPRRYGGVAALSGGLIGSADLPGTVPPDDKAFGYAGSLEGTPVLLGCSDRDAHIPLARVHRSAEVMRGLGAEVDARIYPGMGHTINAEEIDLVAAMIGSVLQGASD; encoded by the coding sequence ATGCCTGAGCCGAACCTGTCGCCGCACGCCGGCCAGCCGCTGGCGACCGCCGGTGCGCCGCTGGAGGCCGCCCGCGCCGCCGTCATCCTCGTGCACGGCCGCGGAGCGCGGGCCGCCGGCATGATCGATCTCGCGCAGCACGTGTTCGACGAACGCGTCGCCTACCTCGCCCCGCAGGCGGCGGGGGCCTCGTGGTATCCGCATTCGTTTCTCGCGCCGCTGGCGATGAACGAGCCCGGGCTCTCGTCGGGCCTCGCGGTCCTCGCTGCGCTGGTCGCCCGCGCCAAGGACGCCGGCGTGCCGGCCGGGCGGATCGTGCTGCTCGGCTTTTCGCAGGGTGCGTGCCTCGCGCTCGAATTCGCGGCGCGCAATCCCCGGCGCTACGGCGGGGTCGCCGCGCTGAGTGGCGGATTGATTGGCAGCGCCGACCTTCCCGGAACGGTGCCGCCCGATGACAAGGCGTTCGGCTATGCGGGATCGCTCGAAGGAACCCCCGTGCTGCTGGGCTGCAGCGATCGCGATGCGCACATCCCCCTGGCGCGCGTGCACCGCTCGGCGGAGGTGATGCGCGGGCTCGGCGCGGAGGTCGATGCCCGCATCTACCCGGGCATGGGGCACACCATCAACGCGGAAGAGATCGACCTCGTCGCCGCGATGATCGGCTCGGTGCTTCAGGGCGCATCGGACTGA